From the genome of Canis lupus baileyi chromosome 32, mCanLup2.hap1, whole genome shotgun sequence, one region includes:
- the GNB5 gene encoding guanine nucleotide-binding protein subunit beta-5 isoform X3, whose product MKTRRTLKGHGNKVLCMDWCKDKRRIVSSSQDGKVIVWDSFTTNKEHAVTMPCTWVMACAYAPSGCAIACGGLDNKCSVYPLTFDKNENMAAKKKSVAMHTNYLSACSFTNSDMQILTASGDGTCALWDVESGQLLQSFHGHGADVLCLDLAPSETGNTFVSGGCDKKAMVWDMRSGQCVQAFETHESDINSVRYYPSGDAFASGSDDATCRLYDLRADREVAIYSKESIIFGASSVDFSLSGRLLFAGYNDYTINVWDVLKGSRVSILFGHENRVSTLRVSPDGTAFCSGSWDHTLRVWA is encoded by the exons ATGAAGACCAGAAGGACCCTCAAAGGCCATGGAAACAAAGTTCTCTGCATGGACTGGTGCAAAGATAAGAGAAGGATCGTGAGCTCATCCCAG GATGGGAAGGTGATCGTGTGGGATTCCTTCACTACTAACAAG GAGCACGCGGTCACTATGCCCTGCACATGGGTGATGGCCTGTGCGTACGCCCCGTCGGGATGTGCCATTGCATGTGG TGGCTTGGATAATAAGTGTTCTGTGTATCCACTGACGtttgacaaaaatgaaaacatggctGCCAAAAAGAAGTCTGTCGCGATGCACACCAACTACTTGTCGGCCTGCAGCTTCACCAACTCAGACATGCAG ATCCTGACAGCGAGCGGCGACGGGACATGCGCCCTGTGGGACGTGGAGAGCGGACAACTGCTGCAGAGCTTTCACGGGCACGGGGCTGACGTCCTGTGCTTGGACCTGGCCCCCTCAGAAACGGGCAACACCTTCGTATCTGGG GGATGTGACAAGAAAGCCATGGTATGGGACATGCGCTCCGGCCAGTGCGTGCAGGCCTTTGAAACACACGAATCTGACATCAACAGTGTCCG GTACTACCCAAGTGGAGATGCCTTTGCTTCAGGATCAGATGATGCTACG TGTCGTCTCTATGACCTCCGGGCAGACAGAGAGGTTGCCATCTATTCCAAAGAGAGTATCATATTTGGAGCATCCAGTGTGGACTTCTCCCTCAGTG GTCGCCTACTATTTGCTGGATACAACGATTATACCATCAATGTCTGGGATGTTCTTAAGGGGTCCCGAGTCTCCATCCTGTTTGGACATGAAAACCGAGTCAGCACTCTGCGAGTTTCCCCTGATGGGACTGCTTTTTgttcaggatcatgggatcatacCCTAAGA GTCTGGGCTTAA